From Chryseobacterium shandongense, the proteins below share one genomic window:
- a CDS encoding SRPBCC family protein, whose translation MKHTLFREQQLHCDIRTAWEFFSAPGNLSKITPNDMNFVVRTKFETNEIYEGMLIDYFVSPLFGIKMKWKTEITQVDFRKSFTDYQKEGPYKLWNHHHEFIENEHGVLMKDTVDYELPLGFLGDIAHKLFVKNKLKHIFDYRYKVLEKYFNQ comes from the coding sequence ATGAAACATACATTATTCCGTGAACAGCAGCTGCATTGTGATATCAGGACAGCCTGGGAATTTTTCTCGGCACCTGGGAATCTTTCCAAAATTACTCCGAATGATATGAACTTTGTGGTTCGTACAAAATTCGAGACTAACGAAATTTACGAAGGAATGTTAATCGATTACTTCGTTTCACCACTTTTCGGGATCAAAATGAAATGGAAAACAGAGATTACACAAGTAGACTTCAGAAAAAGCTTTACTGATTATCAAAAAGAAGGTCCTTACAAATTGTGGAATCATCATCATGAATTTATTGAAAACGAGCATGGTGTTTTAATGAAAGATACTGTTGATTACGAGCTTCCTTTAGGTTTTCTCGGAGATATAGCGCACAAATTGTTTGTAAAAAATAAGTTAAAACATATTTTTGATTATCGCTATAAAGTTCTGGAGAAATACTTCAATCAATAA
- the queG gene encoding tRNA epoxyqueuosine(34) reductase QueG: MNSNAEKYSQLIKARAKSFGFQSCGISKADFLEEDAKPLEEWLKNNFHGEMKYMENHFDKRLDPRLLVEGSKSVISLSYNYFPEEKIPTLDNFKISKYAYAEDYHEVIKEILRDMVSGLQEEIGEFAFRVFVDSAPVLERSWARKSGIGWVGKNANLITKQNGSFYFLAEIICDLELTPDYPTTDHCGTCRKCIDACPTNAIISDKLIDGSKCISYATIELKNEIPDYFKDKMDDWMFGCDVCQDVCPWNRFSAPTQQRKFAPNEALKNFKKGEWKELTQELFSEIFRKSPVKRTKFTGLKRNIEFLENTGKWLDF, encoded by the coding sequence ATGAATTCAAACGCTGAAAAATATTCACAATTGATAAAAGCCAGGGCAAAAAGTTTTGGCTTTCAGAGTTGTGGTATTTCCAAAGCTGATTTTTTAGAAGAAGATGCAAAGCCTCTCGAAGAATGGCTGAAGAATAATTTTCATGGCGAAATGAAATATATGGAAAATCATTTCGATAAAAGACTGGATCCCAGATTGTTGGTAGAAGGTTCTAAATCGGTGATATCTCTTTCTTATAACTATTTTCCCGAAGAGAAAATTCCTACATTGGATAATTTTAAAATTTCAAAATATGCCTATGCGGAAGACTATCATGAAGTTATCAAAGAAATCCTAAGAGATATGGTTTCCGGGCTGCAGGAAGAGATCGGCGAATTTGCCTTTCGGGTTTTTGTAGATTCAGCGCCTGTGCTGGAAAGAAGCTGGGCCAGAAAGTCAGGAATAGGCTGGGTAGGAAAAAATGCCAACCTCATCACCAAACAGAATGGTTCATTTTACTTTCTGGCAGAAATCATTTGTGATTTAGAATTAACGCCCGATTATCCTACAACAGACCATTGCGGAACCTGCAGAAAATGTATTGATGCCTGTCCCACCAACGCTATCATTTCTGATAAATTAATCGACGGAAGCAAATGTATTTCTTATGCTACAATTGAACTGAAAAATGAAATTCCTGATTATTTTAAAGATAAAATGGACGACTGGATGTTCGGTTGTGATGTGTGTCAGGATGTTTGCCCGTGGAACCGGTTTTCAGCACCGACTCAGCAAAGGAAGTTTGCGCCTAATGAGGCTTTGAAAAATTTTAAAAAAGGAGAGTGGAAAGAACTCACGCAAGAGCTTTTTTCAGAAATCTTCAGAAAGTCTCCTGTTAAAAGAACAAAATTTACCGGATTAAAACGAAATATTGAATTTTTAGAAAATACTGGTAAATGGTTGGATTTTTAA
- a CDS encoding DUF4266 domain-containing protein, whose protein sequence is MKNLIKNSQKLVEYLFGQLITSFVKFEKTFAFYSFMSSTSACHSELVEESVQAGLRRFSALHYRTVAVLSILAISFLNSCTTVKEYEKNKLNDAEMVLGNRPIEKTELSFQSYREGSSGANAGKVGGGCGCN, encoded by the coding sequence ATGAAAAACCTCATAAAAAATAGTCAAAAGCTTGTCGAATATTTATTTGGGCAACTAATCACTTCGTTCGTAAAGTTCGAAAAAACATTTGCTTTTTATTCATTTATGTCTTCCACTTCCGCATGTCACTCTGAGCTTGTCGAAGAGTCTGTTCAAGCCGGGCTGCGAAGATTCAGCGCTTTACATTACAGAACAGTTGCTGTTCTTTCAATATTAGCCATTTCGTTCTTGAACTCGTGCACTACCGTAAAAGAGTACGAAAAAAATAAGCTCAACGATGCCGAAATGGTGCTTGGAAACAGACCGATTGAAAAAACAGAACTCAGCTTCCAGTCTTACAGAGAAGGCTCTTCAGGAGCCAATGCCGGAAAAGTTGGCGGTGGTTGCGGATGCAATTAA
- a CDS encoding porin family protein, whose product MKKIILLAGLAVTGLLQAQTKFEKGYFVDNSGQRTEVLIKNLDWKNNPTDFEFKVDGSSEIKKETIKNIQEFGIDNEQKYVRKTVLIDTSSDQLNNLSNESKPTFTEKTVFLKYVVEGKADLLYYESAALKKFFFSIDDSDIKQLIYKRYYIETSSISYNEDYKKQIKENLNCGTNLTEVNKLDYKPGDLAKVFMRYNECSNSSAINYNQNYEKRDLVNLTVRPGINFSNYQVSKNYYTVNELDKIEKASFRIGLEAELILPFNNNKWAVFAEPTFQYYKAENDVVVYPGQPYQFTKARSIDYKSIEVPIGIRYYFFLNDKSKIFINVSYNPDFEINSNISYDNTIYKIASSSTFSFGAGYKYNDKFVVEFRTSTKRDLLQNVPILNAEYRTSSIILGYTLF is encoded by the coding sequence ATGAAGAAAATTATTTTATTGGCTGGTCTTGCAGTAACAGGATTATTACAAGCACAAACCAAATTCGAGAAAGGCTATTTCGTAGATAATTCAGGACAAAGAACCGAAGTTCTGATCAAAAATCTCGATTGGAAAAACAATCCTACGGATTTTGAATTTAAAGTAGACGGATCTTCAGAAATAAAGAAAGAAACTATTAAAAACATTCAGGAGTTCGGGATTGATAATGAACAAAAGTATGTAAGAAAAACTGTTCTAATAGACACTTCTTCAGACCAATTAAATAATCTTTCCAATGAAAGCAAACCAACATTTACAGAAAAGACGGTTTTTCTTAAGTATGTAGTGGAGGGGAAAGCAGATTTGTTATATTATGAGAGCGCTGCTCTGAAAAAATTCTTCTTCTCAATTGATGATTCTGATATAAAACAGCTTATTTACAAACGATATTATATTGAAACTTCATCAATTTCCTATAATGAAGATTATAAAAAACAGATTAAGGAGAACCTTAATTGCGGTACAAATCTTACAGAGGTAAACAAACTTGATTACAAGCCCGGTGATCTCGCTAAAGTTTTTATGAGATATAATGAATGTTCTAATAGTTCTGCTATCAATTACAATCAAAACTATGAAAAAAGGGATCTTGTTAATCTTACCGTAAGGCCGGGTATCAATTTTTCAAACTACCAAGTTTCCAAGAATTACTATACTGTAAACGAATTAGACAAAATTGAAAAAGCATCATTCAGAATAGGTTTGGAAGCTGAATTAATCCTTCCTTTCAATAATAATAAATGGGCTGTTTTTGCAGAACCGACTTTCCAATATTACAAAGCTGAAAATGATGTGGTGGTTTATCCGGGACAGCCTTATCAATTCACTAAAGCCAGAAGCATCGATTACAAATCTATTGAAGTTCCAATTGGTATCAGATACTACTTTTTTCTGAATGATAAATCGAAGATTTTCATTAATGTATCCTACAATCCTGATTTTGAAATCAATTCAAACATTTCTTATGACAATACGATCTATAAAATAGCTTCTTCAAGTACCTTTTCTTTTGGTGCAGGATATAAATATAATGATAAATTTGTTGTAGAATTTCGTACCTCTACGAAAAGAGATCTTCTGCAAAACGTACCTATCCTGAATGCAGAATACAGGACCTCATCCATCATATTAGGCTATACCCTATTTTAG
- a CDS encoding thioredoxin family protein: MKTLLSAILMVVFSVGFHAQSRWETAKKAAAENKELILLNFSGSDWCIPCIKLHKNIIETDDFKKLQADNIILYINADFPRNKKNQLSSELKKENAALADQYNPKGLFPYTLLLNPEGKVLKTWEGLPSENALVFSNEIRSVKENQK, from the coding sequence ATGAAAACATTATTATCAGCCATTTTAATGGTTGTATTCTCCGTTGGTTTCCACGCACAAAGCAGATGGGAAACCGCCAAAAAAGCAGCTGCAGAAAATAAAGAACTCATTCTGCTTAACTTTTCGGGATCAGACTGGTGTATTCCGTGCATCAAACTTCATAAAAATATCATTGAAACCGACGATTTCAAGAAATTGCAGGCAGACAATATCATTCTTTACATCAATGCAGATTTTCCGAGAAATAAAAAGAATCAGCTTTCTTCCGAACTAAAAAAAGAAAACGCGGCTCTTGCAGATCAGTATAATCCGAAAGGGCTTTTTCCATATACACTCCTGTTGAATCCGGAAGGAAAGGTTTTGAAAACATGGGAAGGGCTTCCGTCTGAAAATGCACTGGTTTTCAGTAACGAAATACGTTCGGTGAAAGAAAATCAAAAATAA
- a CDS encoding 3-oxoacyl-ACP synthase III family protein has translation MTSKIIGVGNYIPSETISNLFFGDHIFLNEEGDVLKDSNESITKKLQKITGIEERRYAGSTQVASDIGLIAARSAIEDSGIDPETLDYIIFAHNFGDVRFGTIQSDTVPSLASRVKHALRIKNNFCVAYDVLFGCPGWIEGVIQANAFIRSGIAKRCLIIGAETLSRVVDIHDRDSMIYADGAGAIILEANDSDDSGIKSHLSASYTLNEKDFLYFGKSYNNESCPDTKYIKMDGRKIYEFALSNVPTAMQKCLDDSGYSIKDLSKIIIHQANEKMDEAIVERFYQLYDMSVPPGIMPMVISKLGNSSVATIPSLLTMILRDELESHTIQKDDVILFASVGAGMNINALVYKF, from the coding sequence ATGACAAGCAAAATCATAGGGGTAGGAAATTACATCCCCTCAGAAACCATTAGCAATTTATTTTTCGGTGATCATATATTCCTTAATGAGGAAGGCGATGTACTGAAAGACAGCAATGAATCTATTACAAAAAAACTACAGAAAATAACGGGTATTGAAGAAAGAAGATACGCCGGCAGTACGCAGGTAGCTTCAGATATTGGCCTTATAGCCGCCCGGTCTGCAATAGAAGATTCGGGCATAGATCCCGAGACATTAGACTATATTATTTTTGCTCATAATTTTGGTGATGTTCGTTTCGGAACCATTCAGTCGGATACCGTTCCCAGCCTTGCTTCCAGAGTAAAACACGCTTTACGGATCAAAAATAATTTCTGTGTAGCATATGATGTGCTTTTCGGTTGTCCCGGCTGGATTGAAGGGGTCATTCAGGCCAATGCTTTCATCAGGTCCGGAATTGCTAAGAGATGTCTTATCATTGGTGCTGAAACTCTTTCTCGGGTAGTTGACATTCATGACAGAGACAGCATGATCTATGCAGACGGAGCAGGAGCGATCATTCTCGAAGCTAATGATTCTGATGATTCGGGAATAAAATCTCATCTTTCCGCTTCTTACACATTGAACGAAAAGGATTTTCTGTACTTTGGAAAATCATACAACAATGAAAGCTGCCCGGATACGAAATATATCAAAATGGACGGAAGGAAAATCTATGAGTTTGCTCTTTCCAATGTTCCTACAGCGATGCAAAAGTGCCTGGATGACAGCGGATATTCCATTAAAGACCTGAGCAAAATTATCATCCACCAAGCCAACGAAAAGATGGACGAAGCGATTGTGGAGAGATTTTATCAGCTGTATGACATGAGTGTTCCACCTGGAATTATGCCGATGGTAATCAGCAAATTGGGGAACAGCAGCGTGGCAACGATACCTTCTCTGCTCACAATGATTTTAAGGGATGAGCTGGAATCTCACACGATACAAAAGGATGATGTGATACTTTTCGCATCGGTGGGTGCCGGAATGAATATCAATGCGCTTGTGTATAAATTTTAA
- a CDS encoding helix-turn-helix transcriptional regulator produces MKIYEKIREYSKSKGETMKEIADAYGVTPQSIQLYFSGKNAMPLNFLVWYIEKHPDLDLYALFNKNLQSIVSEPKPSYSKKSKKQDVIDRIVEILEKEL; encoded by the coding sequence ATGAAAATTTACGAAAAGATCCGAGAGTACAGCAAAAGTAAAGGTGAAACAATGAAGGAAATTGCAGATGCGTATGGTGTGACTCCCCAATCTATTCAGCTGTACTTTTCAGGAAAAAATGCTATGCCTCTTAATTTTCTTGTATGGTATATAGAAAAGCATCCAGATCTTGATCTTTATGCTCTTTTTAATAAAAATCTGCAGAGTATTGTTTCAGAGCCTAAACCGTCTTATAGCAAAAAATCGAAAAAACAGGATGTTATAGACAGGATTGTAGAAATTCTGGAGAAAGAATTGTAG
- a CDS encoding FAD:protein FMN transferase, with protein sequence MLKEFKRPQKLMGNAFEITVVGNDEKKAQNHIDAAIDEIRRIEKLLTTFSDESQTSLINKNAGIQPVEVDLEIFDLIERSMRISAVTDGYFDISYGGIDKSFWNFDREMKKLPDPELIKEHLKLVNYRNIILDRARQTVFLKEKGMRIGFGGIGKGYAAEMAKRLLQKRDVTSGIVNASGDLTAWGNQADGKSWTIGIADPDNAGQPFSYMNITDMAIATSGNYEKFVIINGKRYSHTINPKTGMPVSGVKSVTIFCPNAEIADAMATPVSIMGIDAALNMINQINHLECIIIDDQDKLYSSQNINLQ encoded by the coding sequence ATGCTAAAAGAATTCAAAAGACCTCAGAAACTCATGGGGAACGCTTTTGAAATTACCGTTGTGGGAAATGATGAAAAAAAAGCGCAGAACCATATCGATGCGGCTATTGACGAAATCCGTAGGATCGAGAAGCTCCTCACTACTTTCAGTGACGAAAGCCAGACCAGTCTTATCAACAAGAATGCAGGAATACAACCTGTAGAAGTAGACCTGGAAATTTTTGACCTGATTGAAAGAAGCATGCGAATAAGTGCCGTTACAGACGGATATTTTGATATTTCCTATGGCGGAATTGATAAAAGTTTCTGGAATTTCGACCGTGAAATGAAAAAACTTCCCGATCCCGAACTCATTAAAGAGCATCTGAAACTCGTTAATTACCGCAATATTATTCTTGACCGCGCCCGGCAAACCGTTTTTCTCAAAGAAAAAGGAATGCGAATCGGTTTTGGAGGTATAGGAAAAGGATATGCTGCGGAAATGGCGAAACGGCTTCTACAAAAAAGAGACGTTACATCCGGAATCGTTAATGCTTCAGGGGATCTTACCGCATGGGGAAATCAGGCCGACGGAAAATCGTGGACGATAGGAATTGCCGATCCCGACAATGCAGGACAGCCATTCTCTTACATGAATATTACCGATATGGCGATTGCAACGTCCGGCAATTACGAAAAATTCGTCATCATCAACGGAAAAAGATATTCTCATACCATCAACCCAAAAACCGGAATGCCTGTTTCAGGTGTCAAAAGTGTTACCATTTTTTGTCCCAACGCCGAAATTGCTGATGCCATGGCAACACCCGTAAGTATTATGGGAATTGATGCCGCACTCAATATGATTAATCAGATCAATCATCTGGAATGCATCATCATTGACGATCAGGACAAATTATATTCATCTCAAAACATTAATTTACAATGA
- a CDS encoding TIGR02117 family protein has protein sequence MKKMLFIILKTLGILVGIIVVYIALGYFLPFIEVAAKDDGEKKEIPIYIYTNGVHTDIVMPIKNELHDWSSEIPFNNTKSKRSDYRYVGIGWGDKGFYLDTPTWADLKFSTAFKAAFWLSESAMHCTYYLEMREGEDCKMIMISKNQYLQLVKFVDNKFDKDPDGNNILIPTKAVYGDNDAFYDAKGRYSFLDTCNTWANNALKAAGQKAALWTPTDYGIFLHYQK, from the coding sequence GTGAAAAAAATGCTGTTTATCATTCTTAAAACGTTGGGGATTCTCGTAGGAATTATTGTTGTGTATATTGCGCTGGGATATTTCCTGCCATTTATTGAAGTTGCGGCAAAGGATGACGGAGAGAAGAAAGAAATTCCCATCTATATTTATACCAACGGTGTACACACCGATATTGTGATGCCAATCAAAAATGAACTTCATGATTGGAGTTCCGAAATTCCATTCAATAATACAAAATCCAAAAGATCAGATTACAGGTATGTAGGTATCGGCTGGGGAGACAAAGGTTTTTATCTGGACACACCAACCTGGGCCGATCTTAAATTTTCAACAGCATTCAAAGCAGCGTTCTGGCTCAGCGAATCTGCCATGCATTGCACGTATTACCTTGAAATGAGGGAAGGCGAGGATTGTAAAATGATCATGATCAGTAAAAATCAGTATCTGCAACTCGTGAAATTTGTTGACAATAAATTTGATAAAGATCCGGACGGAAACAATATTCTTATTCCGACCAAAGCCGTTTATGGAGACAACGATGCGTTCTATGATGCTAAAGGGCGATACAGTTTTCTCGATACGTGTAATACCTGGGCTAATAATGCGCTGAAAGCAGCCGGGCAAAAAGCAGCTTTGTGGACACCCACCGATTATGGAATATTCCTGCATTATCAAAAATGA
- a CDS encoding murein L,D-transpeptidase catalytic domain-containing protein — protein sequence MRKLFYLGIILLYASLSCQKEAQQSFSGSLLNEQGTSAGKPDTDLIKIRQKAREALQFCKNKKMNTDFCILIDMSIHSGLKRFFLWDFKKDMITASYLVGHGCGNNRWSSDESKDKPQFSNEDGSHLSSLGKYKLEGRGYSNWGINVKYLMHGMENTNSNALKRVIVFHSWELMSDEETFPEGSPEGWGCPTISNNAMKRVDPILQQSKTPVLMWIYN from the coding sequence ATGAGAAAATTATTTTATCTCGGGATTATATTATTGTATGCATCCCTTTCCTGTCAGAAAGAAGCTCAGCAAAGCTTTTCCGGAAGTTTATTAAACGAACAAGGCACTAGTGCTGGTAAACCTGACACTGATCTTATAAAGATCAGGCAGAAAGCCCGTGAAGCATTACAGTTCTGTAAAAACAAAAAAATGAATACGGATTTTTGCATTCTCATTGATATGAGCATACATTCCGGCTTAAAGAGATTTTTTCTCTGGGATTTTAAAAAGGATATGATTACTGCATCATATCTTGTAGGCCACGGTTGCGGGAACAATCGATGGAGCAGCGATGAGTCAAAGGATAAACCGCAATTCAGCAATGAGGACGGAAGCCATCTATCTTCTTTAGGAAAATACAAGCTTGAGGGAAGAGGATACAGCAATTGGGGAATTAACGTAAAGTATCTGATGCACGGCATGGAAAACACCAACAGTAACGCGTTGAAAAGAGTTATTGTATTTCATTCCTGGGAATTGATGAGCGATGAAGAAACCTTTCCTGAAGGTTCTCCGGAAGGTTGGGGCTGTCCCACAATTTCAAACAATGCTATGAAAAGAGTTGACCCGATTTTGCAACAGTCAAAAACTCCAGTACTTATGTGGATTTACAATTAA
- a CDS encoding rhodanese-like domain-containing protein: MSLSEVLKAGNYALIDVREPMELEMDGNIEGAKNIPLGEVEDRQEEILSIEKPVIIFCRSGNRSGKALEYLNTQGLQEGYNGGGWAELKQAIEANQGTF, translated from the coding sequence ATGTCTTTATCTGAAGTTTTAAAAGCAGGAAATTATGCATTAATCGACGTTCGTGAGCCTATGGAGCTTGAAATGGACGGAAACATTGAAGGTGCTAAAAATATTCCCTTGGGAGAAGTAGAAGACAGACAAGAAGAGATCCTGTCTATCGAGAAGCCGGTGATTATTTTCTGCCGAAGCGGAAACAGAAGCGGAAAGGCTTTAGAATATCTTAACACACAAGGTCTGCAGGAAGGCTATAACGGCGGAGGCTGGGCCGAGCTGAAGCAGGCTATCGAAGCAAATCAGGGAACTTTTTAA
- a CDS encoding cryptochrome/photolyase family protein: MSETKNKINVFWFRRDIRLQDNCGLYHALKQEQKVLPVFIFDKEILDKLENKLDKRVDYFHQALKEIHEQLKKHKSGITIFHEKPLEAFKKLIKEYDLDTVFCNTDYEPQAIKRDKEIEDFLKDHNINFKSFKDQVIFEKDEVLKNDGSPYTVYTPYSKKWKELFRKSKIENFKTDFSKFLSYKPSQFPELTDIGFKKTDLQMVEPTLKKSIINDYDKYRDFPGMDHTTHLGVALRFGTISVRKCVRFASEHNETWLNELIWREFFMQILYHFPKVVNRSFKEKYENIQWRNNEKEFALWCNGKTGYPIVDAGMRQLNETGFMHNRVRMVVASFLTKHLLIDWRWGEAYFAEKLLDYELSSNNGNWQWAAGCGCDAAPYFRVFNPYEQAKKFDKDEKYISTWLNEDEINGEEIVEHSFARKRALEVYGKAVKS, from the coding sequence ATGTCTGAAACAAAGAATAAAATAAATGTGTTCTGGTTCCGGAGAGACATAAGGCTGCAAGATAATTGCGGTCTTTATCATGCCTTAAAACAAGAACAAAAAGTACTTCCGGTTTTTATTTTCGATAAAGAGATTCTGGATAAACTCGAAAATAAATTGGATAAAAGAGTGGATTACTTTCACCAGGCTCTTAAAGAAATTCATGAACAACTCAAAAAACACAAAAGCGGAATTACCATTTTTCATGAAAAACCTTTAGAAGCTTTCAAAAAACTCATCAAAGAATATGATCTCGATACGGTTTTCTGCAATACAGATTACGAACCGCAGGCTATAAAAAGAGATAAGGAGATTGAAGATTTTCTGAAAGATCACAATATCAATTTTAAAAGCTTTAAAGACCAGGTTATTTTCGAAAAAGATGAAGTGCTTAAGAACGACGGTTCCCCGTACACGGTTTACACGCCTTACTCTAAAAAATGGAAAGAACTTTTCAGGAAAAGTAAAATTGAAAATTTCAAAACCGATTTTTCTAAATTTCTGTCATATAAGCCTTCCCAATTTCCTGAACTTACGGATATCGGATTCAAAAAAACTGATCTGCAAATGGTGGAACCTACATTAAAAAAATCCATTATTAATGATTACGATAAATACAGGGACTTTCCCGGAATGGATCATACAACTCATTTAGGCGTAGCTCTCCGTTTCGGAACAATCTCGGTACGCAAATGTGTAAGGTTTGCTTCAGAACATAATGAAACCTGGCTGAATGAGCTTATCTGGCGAGAATTTTTCATGCAGATCCTTTATCATTTTCCGAAAGTTGTAAATCGTTCCTTCAAAGAAAAATATGAAAATATACAATGGAGAAACAACGAAAAAGAATTTGCTCTCTGGTGCAATGGAAAAACAGGATATCCTATTGTGGATGCAGGAATGCGCCAGCTGAATGAAACCGGATTCATGCACAACAGGGTAAGAATGGTTGTAGCAAGTTTCCTTACCAAACACCTGTTGATCGACTGGAGATGGGGAGAAGCATATTTTGCAGAAAAGCTTCTGGATTATGAACTCTCTTCAAACAACGGAAACTGGCAGTGGGCGGCAGGCTGCGGCTGCGATGCCGCGCCTTATTTCAGGGTTTTTAATCCCTATGAACAAGCTAAAAAATTTGATAAAGATGAAAAGTATATCAGTACCTGGCTTAATGAAGATGAAATCAATGGAGAGGAAATTGTAGAACATAGCTTTGCCAGAAAAAGAGCACTCGAAGTCTATGGAAAAGCTGTAAAGAGCTGA
- a CDS encoding cold-shock protein, which produces MQEGTVKFFNEAKGFGFITPADGSKDVFVHSSGLISRSIQENDRVVFEVQQGQKGLNAVNVKLA; this is translated from the coding sequence ATGCAAGAAGGCACCGTAAAATTTTTCAATGAAGCAAAAGGCTTCGGGTTTATCACTCCTGCAGACGGCAGCAAAGACGTTTTTGTACATTCTTCCGGATTAATTTCAAGATCAATTCAGGAAAATGACAGAGTAGTTTTTGAAGTTCAGCAGGGCCAGAAAGGCTTAAATGCTGTGAACGTAAAGCTGGCGTAA
- a CDS encoding DUF3570 domain-containing protein, with protein MKKLIISIVALFGIFNAKAQENTNNEQPKKLTFEEANLVSSYYKQDGNNSAVTGGTGTEKLTDISNTIDVTMIKYDKKDRKNKFGFSVGIDHYTSASSDMIDLKANSSASRSDNRIYPALSWSRENESKGTTLMAGVSTSFEYDYQSYGANIGFSKKTANRMGEFTAKFQAYLDQVKLIAPIELRTNDGYGTSGRNTFALSLAYSQIINQNFQIEILGDAVQQTGYLSLPFHRVYFNDNSVHQEALPDKRFKIPIGLRANYFLGDKVILRAYYRYYTDDWGLKSNTFSLETPVKISPFISVSPFYRYYSQTATKYFAPYQQHTAFDDFYTSNYDLSKFDSHFYGAGIRISPKNGLFGVERLNMLEIRYGHYTKSVGMKSDIISLNVRFR; from the coding sequence ATGAAAAAATTGATTATAAGTATTGTTGCTCTTTTCGGAATTTTTAATGCAAAAGCACAGGAAAACACAAATAATGAACAGCCTAAAAAGCTGACTTTTGAGGAAGCGAATTTAGTGTCAAGTTATTATAAACAGGACGGAAACAATTCTGCAGTTACCGGCGGAACCGGAACTGAAAAATTAACCGATATCTCAAACACCATTGATGTAACAATGATAAAATATGACAAAAAAGACAGGAAGAATAAATTCGGTTTCAGTGTGGGGATTGACCATTATACTTCCGCATCTTCGGATATGATTGATCTTAAAGCCAATTCCTCCGCATCCCGATCAGACAACAGAATTTATCCTGCTTTAAGCTGGAGCCGCGAAAACGAATCCAAAGGAACAACATTGATGGCAGGAGTTTCCACATCTTTCGAGTACGATTACCAGTCTTACGGAGCCAACATCGGCTTTTCAAAGAAAACAGCAAACCGAATGGGAGAGTTTACGGCAAAATTCCAGGCGTATCTGGATCAGGTAAAGCTTATTGCACCCATCGAACTAAGAACCAACGATGGCTACGGAACGAGCGGTAGAAATACCTTTGCGCTGTCCCTTGCCTATTCGCAGATTATCAATCAGAATTTTCAGATCGAGATTTTGGGAGATGCTGTTCAGCAGACCGGATATCTGAGCCTCCCGTTTCACAGGGTGTATTTTAATGATAATTCTGTCCACCAGGAAGCCTTACCGGACAAAAGGTTTAAAATTCCAATTGGATTAAGAGCCAATTATTTCCTGGGAGATAAAGTGATTTTGAGAGCGTATTACCGCTATTATACTGACGATTGGGGATTAAAGTCCAATACCTTCAGTCTGGAAACGCCGGTGAAAATTTCGCCATTTATTTCGGTAAGTCCGTTCTACAGATATTATTCTCAAACCGCAACAAAATATTTTGCGCCTTACCAGCAGCACACGGCTTTTGACGATTTTTATACCAGTAATTATGATTTGTCAAAATTCGACAGCCACTTTTACGGAGCCGGAATCCGCATCAGTCCGAAGAATGGTCTGTTTGGAGTTGAACGGCTGAATATGCTGGAAATAAGATACGGACATTATACAAAATCTGTGGGAATGAAATCTGATATTATTTCGTTAAATGTAAGGTTCAGATAG